GCGGCCCAGACCGATCCGATCCGTCAAACTCCTCAGCACTCCTCGCTGTGAATGTGCATCGTGCGACGCGCTGTTGGCGTGTCGTGTCGCAGGATTCGCAGTCGGCGAATGGGACTGGCCACGGCGGGTCAGGGTGACTAAGTGTTGGCCCGCAAGTAGCTGTAGACCCCGGCGAAGTTGCGGTTCACTTCCTCTGGAACAGCTACCGGTCCACCCAGAGCCCTTGCCCCCCAAGCAATTTGGGCAGTACGTTCGACCAGGGCAGTGATGTGCAGCACCTTGTCGGGCCGCGGTCCCACGGCCACCAGACCGTGGTTGGCAACCAGCGCAGCCCCACGACCCTCCAGCGCCCTGACCGCGTTGGTGCCGACATCGGGTGTGCCGGAGGCGGCGTAGTCGGCGCAGCGCACGTCGCCGCCGCAGTACACGGCAAACTCGTCAATACAGGCGGGGATCGGCTGATGCGCCACGGCGAACATGGTTGCCCACACCGGATGGCTGTGGATGACGCTGCCGATGTCGTCGAAGGCCTGGAAACATGCCAGATGCAATGCCATCTCGGTGGACGGCATGCGGCCGTCCTTGGCTTGCAGCACAGCACCTTCCGGGTCGACCAGCACCAGGTCGTCGAGGTCCATGTCGGCATAGTCGACCGACGACGGCGTGATTACCAGGTTGCCGTCCGGACGGCGGGCCGAGATGTTGCCGGCCGTGCCTTCGACCAAACCGCGGCGCAACATGTCCTTGGCGGCCGCCAGCACAGCCCGTTCGGCGTTCTCAACAGATTTCATGAGCCCAGCACCTCCGGGTTGACGATATGTGCGGGTGTGGCACCGGACAGTAGCGCCTCCAGATCATCGGCAACCATCTGCGCCTGCCTGGCCTCAGTGTCCCAGGTGGCTCCGCCGATATGCGGGGTCAGTACCACGTTCGGCATGGTCGTCAGCGGATGGTCGGTCGGCAGCCACTCGCCGGCGAAGTGGTCCAGCCCGGCCGCGGCAACCTTGCCGCTGCGCAGGGCGTCAACCAGTGCATCGGTGTCATGCAGCTGGGCGCGTGCGCTGTTGAGGAAGACGACGCCGTCGCGCATCGCGGCGAACTGCGCGGCGCCGATCATCCCGGCGGTGTCGTCGGTGACCGGTGCATGCAGCGAGACCACCTCGGCCTCGGCCAGCAACTCCTCGAGGCTGTGGTTTGCCTCGTCGCTGTACGGGTCATAAGCGATGACCTGTAGCCCCAGCCCCTCCAGCCGCCACCGGGTGGCCCGGCCGACCGCGCCCAGACCCACCAGCCCGGCCGTACGCCCGGCGATCTCCCAGCCGCGGAACCGTTGATAGGGGATGGTGCCGTCACGAAACATGTTGCCGCTGCGTACATCCGCGTCCGCGGTCAACAGGTGCCGGGTGGCGGCCAGCAGCAACGCCACCGTCATCTCGGCGACCGCGTCGGCGTTGCGGGCGGGAGCGTTGAGCACCGGAATGCCGGCCGCGGTGGCGCCGGAGATGTCGACATTGTTGGGATCGCCGCGGGTGGAAGCGATTGCGCGCAGACCCAGGCGCAACACCGGACCTTCCACCGAATCACTCTCCACCACAACGACGTCAGCCGCTTCGGCCGTGATCCGCTCGGCCAGCTGCTCGGCGCTGTAGATCCGCAGCGGGGTTGCCTCGATCCAGGGGTCGTACACCACGTCGGCAAGTTGACGGAGTTTGTCGAACCCAGGTCCGCGCAGTGGGGCGGTCACCAAGGCACGTGGTCGAGAGGTCACGTCTGCCTATGCTGGCGTACCGTGGCGCCCGTGTCACGCTTCGATGCGCAGGGCCTCACGATCGGCATCGACATCGGCACGACGGCGGCCAAGGCGGTCGCGGTCGGCGAGAGTGGACGCGTGCACGCTCGGGCGCGCATTCCGCATCGGTTGCGGGTGCCCTCGCCCGATCAGTTCGAACACGATGCCGAGGAGGCATGGCGGCGGGGTCCGGTCGCAGCCCTCGAGCAGCTCAATACTCCGGACGCGAAGGCGGTGGCCGTTTCGTCGATGGTGCCGTCGATGACCGCCGTCGACGCCGTCGGCCGACCGATCACGCCGGGGCTGCTTTACGGCGACAGCCGGGGCCGGGTGCCGGGTGCCGCCGAGCCGCCCTTGCCGGCGTTGGGTGAGGCGGCGGAGTTTCTGCGCTGGACGGCCGCGCAGGCACCCGACGCGGCCGGGTACTGGCCTGCGCCGGCGGTCGCCAACCACGCGCTGGCCGGTGAAGCGGTGATCGACTTCGCAACCGCCGTCACCAGCCTGCCGCTGTTCGACGGCGCCGGATGGAATGCGGCGGCGTGCGCCGAGCGTGGCGCCAGGGTCGATCAGATGCCCAGGGTCGAAACGTTTGGCACCGCCGCCGGGGAGGTGCGCGGAAGCTCCGGGGTGCTGGCGGTGGGTGCCATCGACGCCCTGTGCGAACAGATCGTGGCCGGCGCCGACCACGATGGCGACGTGCTGGTGTTGTGCGGCACCACCCTGATCGTGTGGACCACCGTCTCCGAGGCGCGACAGGTGCCCGGATTGTGGACCATTCCGCACACCACCGCCGGCAAGAGTCAGATAGGTGGCGCCAGCAATGCCGGTGGATTATTTCTCAACTGGGTGGATCGTGTTGTGGCACAAGCCGATCCGGATGCCGCCGATCCGCGGCTGGTGCCAGTGTGGCTGCCCTACATCCGCGGCGAGCGCACCCCGTTCCACGATCCGGACCGCCGCGCCAAGCTCGACGGCGTAGACCTCACCCACGATGCGGCGGCGCTGCGGCGCGCGGCCTACGAAGCGTCCGGCTTCGCGGTACGGCAGATCCTGGAACTAGGTGGTGCGCCGGTGCGCCGCATCATCGCCACGGGTGGCGGTACCCGGGTAGCGCCCTGGATGCAGGCCATCGCCGACGCGACCGGGCGGCCGGTCGAGGTGTCGGCGGCGGCTGAGGGGGCGGCGCTGGGTGCGGCGTTCCTGGCCCGGATGGCGGTCGGGCTGGAATCGGTGATCACCGATGCGTCCCGGTGGGCCGCCGTGGAGCGGGTGGTGGAGCCCCGCCCGGAATGGCTGGCGCCAACCAGGGATCGGTATCGCCGGTTCCTGGAACTCAGCGGATCGAAACTCTGCTAGCGGAATGGGGGATCGGTCCCGGATTGGTGGCGCGCGCGGCGGCACCTCGTTCTAGTCTTATGCAATGACCGACCACGACCAGACCGCCGCCCGTCGAGAGATCGCAGATGCCCTACTTGCCGCATTGGAACGGCGGCACGAGGTCGCCGATGCCATCGTCGAGGCCAAGAACAAGGCCGCGGCGGTCGAGTCGATCGTCACGCTGCTGGGCACCTCGCACCTGGCAGCGGACGCCGTGATGAGCATGTCATTCGAACAGCTCACCCAAGACGCGCGCGCGAAGATTCTGGCCGAGCTCGAAGACTTGAACAAGCAGCTCAGCTTCGCTATGCAAGATCGGCCGGCCAGCTTGGGTGAGACGCTCGAGCTGCGCGCGTTCTCGGCGGCCGAGGACCGCGATATCTTCACCGCGCGCACCGACGAGATCAAGGCCGCAGGTGACGGGTCCGGTCTGCCCGCCGGTGCCATCGACGACGAGATCAAGTCGGCACTGAAGCGGCTGCGCGACGAAGAGGCCGCCTGGTTCGTGGCGGTGGATTCCGGCGAAAAGGTCGGCATGGTGTTCGGCGAACTGCACCAGGGTGAGGTCAACGTCCGCATCTGGATCCACCCCGAGCACCGCAAGAAAGGCTACGGCACCGCGGCGCTGCGCAAGTCTCGCTCGGAAATGGCCTGGGCCTTCCCGGCGGTGCCCATGGTGGTCCGCGCGCCGGCGGCTAAACCCGAGTAGCGCAACGCAATTCGCGGCTAATTGCGGGTTGCGGCGACGGTGACGATGTTGCGCAACTGGGCCAGTTCGGATTCCTCGGGAAAGCTGCGTCCGTATTCTCCGAACAGCTCGCGTCGTGGCCGGGTGTTTACCTGCCAGCCCAGCCCGGTGAGGTAGTCGACCACGTTGTTGCGCTCGCCGTCGTAGAACAGTCCGGACAAGTCGATGTCGCAGCCGAAATTAGCCCACCGCTGACTGAACTGCTGAGCGCGCTCGGACATCGCCACCCCGGAGTCCGGGTGGAATTCGGTGGCAAGTCTGCTACCCGGTCCGCTGAGCGTGGTGACGTTGTCGAAAAGCAGGTCCTGCGCTTCAGGCGGTAGGTACATCAGCAACCCTTCGGCGATCCACGCCGTGGCCCGTGACGGGTCGAATCCGCTGTGGCGCAGCGCAGCCGGCCAATCGTCGCGCAGATCGATGCTCACCGATTTGCGGTGCGCCGAGGGGCTGGCTCCCAGTGCCGACAGGGTGGCGTTTTTGAACTCGATGACCTTGGGCTGGTCGATCTCGTACACCACAGTCCCGCGCGGCCACGACAATC
The nucleotide sequence above comes from Mycobacterium vicinigordonae. Encoded proteins:
- a CDS encoding L-fuculose-phosphate aldolase — its product is MKSVENAERAVLAAAKDMLRRGLVEGTAGNISARRPDGNLVITPSSVDYADMDLDDLVLVDPEGAVLQAKDGRMPSTEMALHLACFQAFDDIGSVIHSHPVWATMFAVAHQPIPACIDEFAVYCGGDVRCADYAASGTPDVGTNAVRALEGRGAALVANHGLVAVGPRPDKVLHITALVERTAQIAWGARALGGPVAVPEEVNRNFAGVYSYLRANT
- a CDS encoding NAD(P)-dependent oxidoreductase encodes the protein MTSRPRALVTAPLRGPGFDKLRQLADVVYDPWIEATPLRIYSAEQLAERITAEAADVVVVESDSVEGPVLRLGLRAIASTRGDPNNVDISGATAAGIPVLNAPARNADAVAEMTVALLLAATRHLLTADADVRSGNMFRDGTIPYQRFRGWEIAGRTAGLVGLGAVGRATRWRLEGLGLQVIAYDPYSDEANHSLEELLAEAEVVSLHAPVTDDTAGMIGAAQFAAMRDGVVFLNSARAQLHDTDALVDALRSGKVAAAGLDHFAGEWLPTDHPLTTMPNVVLTPHIGGATWDTEARQAQMVADDLEALLSGATPAHIVNPEVLGS
- a CDS encoding xylulokinase, whose product is MSRFDAQGLTIGIDIGTTAAKAVAVGESGRVHARARIPHRLRVPSPDQFEHDAEEAWRRGPVAALEQLNTPDAKAVAVSSMVPSMTAVDAVGRPITPGLLYGDSRGRVPGAAEPPLPALGEAAEFLRWTAAQAPDAAGYWPAPAVANHALAGEAVIDFATAVTSLPLFDGAGWNAAACAERGARVDQMPRVETFGTAAGEVRGSSGVLAVGAIDALCEQIVAGADHDGDVLVLCGTTLIVWTTVSEARQVPGLWTIPHTTAGKSQIGGASNAGGLFLNWVDRVVAQADPDAADPRLVPVWLPYIRGERTPFHDPDRRAKLDGVDLTHDAAALRRAAYEASGFAVRQILELGGAPVRRIIATGGGTRVAPWMQAIADATGRPVEVSAAAEGAALGAAFLARMAVGLESVITDASRWAAVERVVEPRPEWLAPTRDRYRRFLELSGSKLC
- a CDS encoding GNAT family N-acetyltransferase, producing MTDHDQTAARREIADALLAALERRHEVADAIVEAKNKAAAVESIVTLLGTSHLAADAVMSMSFEQLTQDARAKILAELEDLNKQLSFAMQDRPASLGETLELRAFSAAEDRDIFTARTDEIKAAGDGSGLPAGAIDDEIKSALKRLRDEEAAWFVAVDSGEKVGMVFGELHQGEVNVRIWIHPEHRKKGYGTAALRKSRSEMAWAFPAVPMVVRAPAAKPE
- a CDS encoding class I SAM-dependent methyltransferase, which encodes MASPELQRSAGDSWDLATSVGATATMVAAARAVATKQDNPIIDDPFAEPLVRAVGLDFFTRLADGNLPGGHTEHDFQLEIDSIAVRTRFFDEFLLDAARSGIRQAVILASGLDARGYRLSWPRGTVVYEIDQPKVIEFKNATLSALGASPSAHRKSVSIDLRDDWPAALRHSGFDPSRATAWIAEGLLMYLPPEAQDLLFDNVTTLSGPGSRLATEFHPDSGVAMSERAQQFSQRWANFGCDIDLSGLFYDGERNNVVDYLTGLGWQVNTRPRRELFGEYGRSFPEESELAQLRNIVTVAATRN